The following nucleotide sequence is from Trifolium pratense cultivar HEN17-A07 linkage group LG2, ARS_RC_1.1, whole genome shotgun sequence.
cttatttaacctttaaaaatatataacattaaaaatttaaaaatcacggtcaatgacattttcttatttgaagaatggttaaaaaaatttatagttaaagttaaatatttataattatcaaATAATTGTCATTAATTAAAGTATTTACGCTGAtaagtatataattttttttttttttgaagcaaagtatataaatttttaaagtcaaggaatatttataatatattcaacataattacaaataaaagacaaaTTGACAACAAAATGTATCAcaaagacaaaataaatttttaaaaaaattatattcatagaCTTAAGAGACACGCAAAATAGTTATACATGACCATTTAAACTTTGCACCTCTGTTGCTATGAAGACAAAACTCAAAAGTTTCAAAAGtagatactaatatataaataaatgaaatctATACCTATTTATAAAAACTATTTATAAAAAGGATACAAAATTTTTGGTGTGGACGTttcataatactaacaatatccttgactttttttttttcagcagcaaaaatattttattaacaaattcaccataacataaggcatgtCTGTTTTTTTTCAGTGGAACGTGCCCTGTCTGACCGCTAgtatttataaaagaaaaatttgtttaACAAGAGGATtcattataaaagaaaaaaaagagggatattaaaaaaaaaaaagagggatAATCATAAACCTTAATTGTCGATTTTTAAGGAAACAAATTCTAGATTTAGATAAAACAATAATTCTATATTcaggaaaaataaatagtaaaacaAAGTCATAGAGATAGAAAGGTTGGTATAGCCTTTGAACCAAAAAAAAGAGGTTGGTATAGCCACCAACACCCTGATGATTATCTGGTCTTTAACATGGAGCAGGGTTTCTAATTTctgaaacaaatatatataatccGAAATTAAATTCACAATTGATTCTGCTAATaggaaaaaggaaaatgttGCAAAAGAGAGATAGAAAgcaattttctttctcttggtAATAGAAAACAAGTGCCAAATTTGATATAATTAGTTCAAATTTATTGGAAGGAAGAAAATATGGGATTGGTGGAAGATGTGACATTGATTGGAGGGTTAATAGCAGTTCAATTTATATATGCAGGAAATGCTGAGTTAATGAGTTATTCAATGTCATTAGGAATTAGCCCTCTTACCATTGTCATTTTTACTTCCATTGCTACATTCCTTATTCTCTTCCctgctgcttttttttttgaaaggtaGGTCCTATtttcaattatataaaaatttgatttttattttatttattttattgggTTTGTAATTAATTGGTTATtaatttgatgatattatttCTCTGTTGTATAGGAGTAAATGGCCCAAGAATTGTAGTTTAAAGTTTATGATGCAGATATGTTTTCTTTCATTTGGAGGGTAATAAATCCTATAAACTCATTCTTAAATCTTAAGCATTTTGGTCTAGTATCAAGagagaaaaatatggtcaaagatTGGTGTGAAAATcagtttttgttttcaaaatctAATGTTTTAGGTTCATGTTTTGGTATCTTGGCTGATTTTCAGAATTGCGGTGAGTCACAATGGCTCACCTTTCTTCTGAAGACCAACCATGATACCGAAATGTAATAAATTGTGTTATTTTCATTCCATTTCGCCTTTTCGTCTTTAAATAAAGGAAGAAGTTATTGATATAAAACTGTCTTGGCCATTGTGATGCAGATTAGCTTTCCAGTCTTTATTCCTCAAAGGAATTAGTTTAACTTCGGCAGCAATGGGAACAGCTATGCCAAATCTTGCCCCAGGTTTTATCTTCATCATCGCATGGATTGTTGGGTAATTTTATTTGACAGGTTTTGATCATTTTCACTAATGCCTTAAAAAAACCGATGCTTTATTGTTGACTCGAGAATTAGTCCCAAATGGCCTAGGTCTTAGAGATACCTCAAGGCACTTGCTGAGGTTCAAAGTCCCTAAATACGACCAACTTTTTTTCTATGAAGATGTACCATGAAAATGCTTGACATAACCCAGCTATTttgttagaaaaataaaattttacaattcACATCAATGCCAAAATTAAGAAATCTAGAAGAAGCCTTTTATCAATTAATCCCTTTAGTAATGGAttggaaattcttgtttttggcAGGTTAGAGAAAGTTAACTTAAGAAACAAGTATAGTAGATTAAAAATCTTAGGAACATTATTATGTGTATTGGGAGCTTTCACAATGAGCATAATGCAAAGCATTTCGGCTCCTGCAACCGAAAATGAGGCTACACTTCCATCGTCATCAACACCATCGGATCTTCTCTTTGACGTGCAAAAGATCATCGGTTGCCTCTATCTAATGATTTCAGTTTTAATATTGTCAAGCAGTGTTGTCCTGCAGGTACCTATTGTAATCAAATAACAAAGATTACACAGACAAATGTACTTAATTTCTTCGGCTCAACAATAGTTGTTTTTGTAGGCTTTTGCTCTTGGTGACTTTCCTGCACCAATGTCCTTGAGTGCAATGACGTCATTGGTTGGAGGATTCATGACTGCAGTTGTTCAAGTATTTGAAGGCGAAGAACTTAAAACTGGTTTGCAACTTGTGAGCTTTGGAGACTTGATAGGCTTTTCCATTCTGGTAATTTCTACAACTTCCTTATCTCGCTCGTTCTTATGCAAGTCACTACGTTACTCTTTGAAATTGTAGTATCAAAATGattgttgaaattgaaaagtaTCGGATCACATTTGTTGAGTATGGCTCATATGCATCAGGAAGAGGGTTGGGGGCTGCCCAGAAGCTGAGTTGTTCCAACAACATTAATATTTGAGTCGGTCTATTTAACTGTTACATTGTCCAAAAAGGACTTATGCAATCTATGATTTCCAATTTCATGAATAACAAATTGACAAAACCTACAATTGAAAATGCACAGGCTGGTGGAGTGAGTGGAATATCCCTAAGCTTCAATGGATGGGCACTTAAGAAGAGAGGACCAGTCTTTGTCTCCATGTTTAGCCCAATTGGAACAGTATGCTCAGTTATTTTCTCTGTATTTAATCTTGGAAACACTATTAATATTGGAAGGTACAATATTAAGATTTTGCAAACTATATTATAATTTGTAGAATCTTATTCATCAATACATTAACACTGCATTGAATATTTCAGCATTGCTGGTATGTTCCTTATGTTCAGTGGACTCTACATAGTTCTTTGGGCCAAAGGGAAAGAAGGATATGCAGATGGAGATTTCATTGACTGTGAGTTTGATGCAGCCAAGCCTCTCTTATGTTAATGTGGTTTTCAAATGTAATTATCAACACTATTATTATGTCATGGTTGCACAAgtaatacattaaaaaataaaaatgaagcatTGCCACAATAACCATTCAGACACAACATTGACCGTGACACCTTTAACAAtatgagaaaataaattaaccGAATGTAATCACATTGTCAATGTTGTGTATGTGTCAGACATTGATACCTGTAGAATACTCCTTACCAATATGTGTCGGACAATGACCATGTCTTCGGTACGAAGTGTCCATATATGCTAATGCTATATCTCAACAAACAATACAATTTATAATGTAATGGTGTGTGTAATAActataacatatataaaaaccacatattttttcaatttttttgcagAAGCTTGAAACAGCTGATCCATTGGTGTATTTGTGACAGCTGCTCCATATGATAAGAGGTATAGATTTGAAGTCTCTTTTGAAGGAATATGAAACGATATGGAAATctagatatttattttttttctttagaatTTTTTTCGGTCAGGTAGATATGATAGTTTGATTAGATGGAGATGAAGCAAAATCACCACTTTAGGTAGGATCAAAATATCTTGTAACGTTACTCATCTAGCTATTTTTTCGGTGAATAGTACATTTAAAAAGCATGTTATTGATGTGTGAAGAATTAACATAACATAATTTGCTTTGCAATGTGGTTTGAAAATAAGATAACCGGACAATAAGTTGTGCTGCTAAATCTTTTtgaataacaaaattaattttttgaaaaactatatTTATAGGCCTAGGAAACGCAACATTGTTATCCATGGCTTTTTAAACTCTTTTAAGAAAATCGACAGTCTCTGACGCTACGAAGTAAAAAGTGTCAAtaaagttaaaaattaattagagATATATTATGAGACCCATTTTGAGTTATTTACATAGTTtagaaatgaaataaaaattgaatgaattACTTTAAAATATGATGTATCTCAATAGGACCCACTAAAAatcaatagaaaaataaaagaataaaaatacaaGCTTTGGTAGTGGGGGATTTGTGTGACCTACTCATACTTTTTAGTTCCCAAGTTcctctaaaaagtaaaaacagtATATGAAACACTCTCTACATTTCTAGTTCTCTACATTTACTCTATTAGAGCCATAGCCCAGAGGTACCAAATGGAGAGGTACAAATGCAAGCTTTGCACAAGAACATTAGCCAGTAGCAGAGCATTGGGTGGACACATGAAGGCTCATTTTGCCACCCTccgtcttcctcctcctccctCCGAAGATGAACGATCCAAGCGAAACCCAAAAATCACCTTTGGCCAAAACTCAGAACAAAAGAAACTTAAACAGAGTTTTTTAGATTCACACTCACCACTAACTGAAACTGAACCAGAACCAGAACAGGTTAGTTCAATTTCTGATACTTCccctgaagaagaagaagttgctATAACCCTCATGTTGCTATCAAGAGATAAATGGAATAAGAACAGTGAAGTTGAAAGATCAATGGGATTAATGGAAGAGATTAAGCACAAAAAAGTTAGTGGGAAgcaaaaatgtgacaaatgtgGAAATAACTTTAAAAGCTATAGAGCATTGGAAAGTCACAGAAACATTTGTCTTCAAAATGAAGCAAATCCGGTTGCAACAACTAGTAGTGTTCACAAATGTATGATTTGTTTTAAGGTTTTTGGGTCTGGTCAAGCATTAGGTGGTCACAAAAGATCTCACTTTTATCCACCTTTGAAGAAAAAGCTCTCTTTCTTCGATCTCAACTTGCCACCTTCACCCGAAGAAAACGATCCTAGTGTTCTTTCCGATGCGTAGCTAACTCATTTGTCAATCTCACTATACTTCTTTATAAGTAGGAATCATATTTGGTATTTCAGAGTTTGCATCAGTGACACGCATTGCACGCTAACCACTTGCGCTAGTCAGACTCAGGTAGTGCCGATCTCGCTATATATGATTAGTTTGTTACATTTGGGTAGAGTTAGTATATGattattatcatattttttttgttagttttcaCTACTAGTATCCGGCCCGg
It contains:
- the LOC123909019 gene encoding WAT1-related protein At5g47470-like isoform X1, with product MGLVEDVTLIGGLIAVQFIYAGNAELMSYSMSLGISPLTIVIFTSIATFLILFPAAFFFERSKWPKNCSLKFMMQICFLSFGGLAFQSLFLKGISLTSAAMGTAMPNLAPGFIFIIAWIVGLEKVNLRNKYSRLKILGTLLCVLGAFTMSIMQSISAPATENEATLPSSSTPSDLLFDVQKIIGCLYLMISVLILSSSVVLQAFALGDFPAPMSLSAMTSLVGGFMTAVVQVFEGEELKTGLQLVSFGDLIGFSILAGGVSGISLSFNGWALKKRGPVFVSMFSPIGTVCSVIFSVFNLGNTINIGSIAGMFLMFSGLYIVLWAKGKEGYADGDFIDCEFDAAKPLLC
- the LOC123910253 gene encoding zinc finger protein ZAT1-like, whose product is MERYKCKLCTRTLASSRALGGHMKAHFATLRLPPPPSEDERSKRNPKITFGQNSEQKKLKQSFLDSHSPLTETEPEPEQVSSISDTSPEEEEVAITLMLLSRDKWNKNSEVERSMGLMEEIKHKKVSGKQKCDKCGNNFKSYRALESHRNICLQNEANPVATTSSVHKCMICFKVFGSGQALGGHKRSHFYPPLKKKLSFFDLNLPPSPEENDPSVLSDA
- the LOC123909019 gene encoding WAT1-related protein At5g47470-like isoform X2, which codes for MGLVEDVTLIGGLIAVQFIYAGNAELMSYSMSLGISPLTIVIFTSIATFLILFPAAFFFERSKWPKNCSLKFMMQICFLSFGGLAFQSLFLKGISLTSAAMGTAMPNLAPGFIFIIAWIVGLEKVNLRNKYSRLKILGTLLCVLGAFTMSIMQSISAPATENEATLPSSSTPSDLLFDVQKIIGCLYLMISVLILSSSVVLQAFALGDFPAPMSLSAMTSLVGGFMTAVVQVFEGEELKTGLQLVSFGDLIGFSILAGGVSGISLSFNGWALKKRGPVFVSMFSPIGTVCSVIFSVFNLGNTINIGSIAGMFLMFSGLYIVLWAKGKEGYADGDFID